DNA sequence from the Nodosilinea sp. FACHB-141 genome:
CGATCCAATAGCTGATGGCCAAGGCAAAAATAGCGATCGCTAGGCCAATCAGCGTAGTGCCCGAAATGGTGCTGAGATCCAAAATAATAATTTTTCGGCCGACGGCGGTGAGGGCAGTGGCAAGCACTAACTCCACCTGCACCACGTGGTTTTGAATATAGGCGGTGATATTTTCCATGATCTCTAGGGCGATCAGCACGCCCAAAAAGAGACCAAAGAGGTCAATTACCGGCTGGCCTAGAAAGTCTCCCGGACTGTTGGTGAAGATGGTGGTCCCTAAAACCACGGCTAAATCAATCACCATGGCCAGAATTACCACGATCATTCCTATAGAAAGCACCTTAGAGATGGTGCCTTCAAACTGGTGCAGGCGACTCAAGAAAACGTCGTCTTTGAACTGCTTCATCAACTGTCTAGACCGGTTCGCCATTGATGCTGACTGCTCAGGAGGTGGGTGCTGCTGAGAGAATAGACGATTCTGCAGCCTCGGGTAAAGTTTCAGCGGCGACAATGGCTGCTTCTGGATGTTTCAGCGGCACGACCTGCACCGCGCAAGCCTTCAGCTCGGGCTGGCCTGAGACTGGGCAGGCGACCGGGTGGGTGAGGGCGTTGCACTCGGCATTCTCGGCCCACAGGCTGCCCCAGTGCATGGGCACAAACAGGGTGCCTCGGCGAATATTTTGAGTGACCAGCAGGGGCAGCCGGACGATGCCGCGGGGCGATCGCACCTCCACCCATTCACCCCCCTGCACCTGGAGCTGCTGAGCATCGCGGGGGTTGATCTCCAAAAACGGAGCCGGGTGCATTTTCTGAATCTTTTCGATGCGCCCGGTGCGGGTTTGGGTGTGCCAGTGGCCGTAGAGCCGGCCGGTAGTAAGCACAAAGGGAAACTGGTCGTCGGGCGGCTCCGCCAGACCATTGGAGTGGAACGCGGCGAAGCGAGCCCGGCGATCGGCGGTGTTAAAAATACCTCGGGTGTAGAGGCGCTTGTCGTGGCGGGTGGCGGCGGTGGTGGCGGTCTCGGGGTCAGGGCAGGGCCACTGAATAGGGCCAAGCTCTCGCAGGCGATCGTGGCTGAGACCGGTAATGTCGCAGGGCTGCCCCCGGGTGATCTGGGCAAACTCGCGATAGACCTCGGCACTGGTGGCGAAGTCAAACTGGTGGGCGAAGCCCAGGCGGCGTCCCACCTCGGCAAAAATTTCCCAGTCGGGGCGGGCCTCGCCGGGGGGCGAGCGAAAGGCGGAGCAGAGGGTCACTACCCGCTCAGAGTTGGTCATGGTGCCGGTTTTTTCCCCCCACTGGGCGGCGGGCAGCAGCAGATGGGCAAACTCGGCGGTTTCGGTGGGGTAGTAGGTGTCTTGGTAGACGGTAAAGGGAGACTGGCGCAGTGCGGCCTTGGTGCGGTTGAGGTCGGGCAGGCTAACCGCTGGGTTGGTGGCGGCGATCCACAGCAGGCCCACCTGATGGTGCTCTAGGGCCAGCATCATTTCGCCCACGGCCAGGCCCGGTGTTGCAGAAATCTGCCCAGCGGGCAATCCCCAGAACTCTTCCACCTGGCGGCGGTGGTCAGCGTTTTTCACCAGACGATAGCCCGGCAAAATGTGGGATAGCCCGCCGGCTTCGCGCCCGCCCATGGCGTTGGGCTGCCCGGTGAGGGAAAATGGCCCCGCCCCCGGTCGGCCAATATTGCCGGTCATCAGGTGGAGGTTGATCAGCGACCTGACCTTCGCCGTTCCCTCCGACGACTGGTTGAGCCCCATCGACCACAGCGACAGCACCGCCTTGGCATCGGCCCAGGCACGGGCGGCGGTTTCTAAATCGGCGACAGAAATGCCGCAGCGCTCGGCCACAATGGTCGGCTCGTAGTGGCGTAGCACCTCGGTGTAGGCGGCAAAGCCTTGGGTGCAGCCGTCGATAAACTCGGGGTCGAGGCTGCCCCAGCGCAGCAGCAGGTGGCCAATGCCGTTGAGCAGGGTGATGTCGCTGCCGGGCCGAATTGCCAGGTGCAGGTCGGCAGCCTTAGCAGTGTCGGTGCGGCGAGGGTCAACCACGATCAGCTTGACGTGGCCGTGGCGCTTGTGGTGCTTGCGCAGGCGGTTAAAGACAATGGGGTGGCACTCGGCGGCGTTGGTGCCGATCAAAAAAGCGCAGTCGGTGGCCTCCAGATCGGCATAGCAGCAGGGCGGACCGTCGCTGCCAAAGCTCTGGATGTAACCCGCTACCGCCGATGACATGCACAGCCGCGAGTTGGCGTCGAAGTTGTTGGTGCCCAGGCAGCCCTTCACCAACTTTTGGGCCACGTAATAGTCTTCGGTTTGGAATTGCCCTGAGCCGTAGACGCAGATGCCGTCCGGTCCCATCTCCTGGCGCACAGTTTGAATGCGGCTGACGATCGCATCCAGCGCCACCTCCCACGACACCCGCCGGAAGGGATCGTCGAGGGAGGCCCGCATCATCGGGTACTTGAGCCGATCGCGATCGAGGGACTCAGCCACGGTGGCTCCCTTGACGCACACCATGCCCTGGCTGGAGGGGTGGGCGCGATCGCCCCGTATTTGCCACAGCGGATTGCCTGCTGCGTCGCGGTTAGTGGGCTTGTTGGGCTGGGCCGGAGGTAAGACTTCCAGGCCGCAACCCACGCCGCAGTAAGGACACAAGGTTTTAGCCGGATCGGTCATAGAGGGTGGATGGGTAGGGGGTGGATGGGTCGGGGGTAGCAGTTCACAGCAGGGAAGTTCTGGGTGGAAATCCTCCCTGCTTTACTTTCTAAGGGGCTTCCGAGGGAATCTCCTACAGCAGAGAACTGGGGAAATCGGTTTGGATCTAAGAACGCCTCACTCCAGGAACATGCAAAAACACAAGGTTGTGAAAACCTAATATTTGGCCTCGCCACCAGGTTATGGACTGTGCTACGTTTGCCTCAAATGCAAACTGTGTGTCCTGGGGCCGTTGGCCAGCAGGACATTTTTTTAGTCCACCGTCACCATCACGCCATTGAGGTTGGCAGCGGTGCTCCTGGGCTGGGCACCGAAGTTTTCGATCAGCAGCGATCGCAGCACCCCGTGCAGCTCATCACAGGGAATACCCTGCTGCACCTTTTCGCCCAGGTGAGCCTCCTTACCCACCTTGCCGCCCATGAAAATATCCACCCCTTCTACGGTTTTGCCGTCCTTGCGCACCTTGGTGCCCATCAGGCCAATGTCGGCCACCTGGGGCTGACCGCAGGAGTTGGGGCAGCCCGTCCAGTGAATGCGCACCGGCTGCGATAGGGCGAGTTCTGCGTCTAGGGCTTCGGCCAAAGCCACGGCGCGCTGCTTGGTCTCCACTAGGGCAAAGTTGCAGAACTGTGACCCGGTGCAGGAGACCAGCGATCGCGTCAGCGCCGAGGGGGCGATCGAAAATTTCTCCAGCAGCGGCTCTTGCCGCAGCACCGCCAGCCGCGAGTCGGGCACGTTGGGAATAATCACATTTTGCTCGACCGTCAGGCGCAGTTCGCCGCTACCGTAGACCTCCGCCAAGCGGGCCAAGTCAAACAGATCGCTGGCCTGCAATCGCCCCACCGGAATGTGCAGCCCCACGTAGTTGAGCCCCACCTGCTTTTGGGCATAGATGCCAATGTGGTCGCGCTTATCCCAGTCCATTTCATCCTTGGGCGCAGCCGACAGCAGCGGTTGACCGTAGGCAGTCTCCACCGCCGCCCGAAATTGATCCATGCCCCATTCGTCAATCAGCCACATCAGACGGGCCTTTTGCCGATTTACCCGCGGGCCATGGTCGCGGTACACCTCGAGAATGGCGCGGCACAGCTCCACGACGCTGTCGTCGTCGGAGGGCACCCAGGCGTTGAGCGGAATGGCGGCCTCACAGCGGCGGGCAGAGAAAAAGCCCCCTACCACGACGTTAAAACCCAGCACGCCTTCTCGGTAAGCAGGCACGAAGGCAATGTCGTTGATTTCCGCGTGGATGGAATTGTCGCGCCCGCCCTCAATAGCGATATTGAATTT
Encoded proteins:
- a CDS encoding phosphate-starvation-inducible PsiE family protein; this translates as MANRSRQLMKQFKDDVFLSRLHQFEGTISKVLSIGMIVVILAMVIDLAVVLGTTIFTNSPGDFLGQPVIDLFGLFLGVLIALEIMENITAYIQNHVVQVELVLATALTAVGRKIIILDLSTISGTTLIGLAIAIFALAISYWIVRVSHR
- a CDS encoding molybdopterin oxidoreductase family protein; protein product: MTDPAKTLCPYCGVGCGLEVLPPAQPNKPTNRDAAGNPLWQIRGDRAHPSSQGMVCVKGATVAESLDRDRLKYPMMRASLDDPFRRVSWEVALDAIVSRIQTVRQEMGPDGICVYGSGQFQTEDYYVAQKLVKGCLGTNNFDANSRLCMSSAVAGYIQSFGSDGPPCCYADLEATDCAFLIGTNAAECHPIVFNRLRKHHKRHGHVKLIVVDPRRTDTAKAADLHLAIRPGSDITLLNGIGHLLLRWGSLDPEFIDGCTQGFAAYTEVLRHYEPTIVAERCGISVADLETAARAWADAKAVLSLWSMGLNQSSEGTAKVRSLINLHLMTGNIGRPGAGPFSLTGQPNAMGGREAGGLSHILPGYRLVKNADHRRQVEEFWGLPAGQISATPGLAVGEMMLALEHHQVGLLWIAATNPAVSLPDLNRTKAALRQSPFTVYQDTYYPTETAEFAHLLLPAAQWGEKTGTMTNSERVVTLCSAFRSPPGEARPDWEIFAEVGRRLGFAHQFDFATSAEVYREFAQITRGQPCDITGLSHDRLRELGPIQWPCPDPETATTAATRHDKRLYTRGIFNTADRRARFAAFHSNGLAEPPDDQFPFVLTTGRLYGHWHTQTRTGRIEKIQKMHPAPFLEINPRDAQQLQVQGGEWVEVRSPRGIVRLPLLVTQNIRRGTLFVPMHWGSLWAENAECNALTHPVACPVSGQPELKACAVQVVPLKHPEAAIVAAETLPEAAESSILSAAPTS
- a CDS encoding ferredoxin--nitrite reductase, producing MTTSINTASTAATAKLNKFEQFKADKDGLLVKHELEQFAQLGWEAVDDTDLTHRLKWLGIFFRPVTPGKFMLRLRLPNGLLNGYKARTLAEIIQRYGEDGSADITTRQNLQLRGILLEDIPDIFRRMHAAGLTSIQSGMDNVRNITGSPVAGLDADELIDTQGLVRKVQDMITANGEGNAAFSNLPRKFNIAIEGGRDNSIHAEINDIAFVPAYREGVLGFNVVVGGFFSARRCEAAIPLNAWVPSDDDSVVELCRAILEVYRDHGPRVNRQKARLMWLIDEWGMDQFRAAVETAYGQPLLSAAPKDEMDWDKRDHIGIYAQKQVGLNYVGLHIPVGRLQASDLFDLARLAEVYGSGELRLTVEQNVIIPNVPDSRLAVLRQEPLLEKFSIAPSALTRSLVSCTGSQFCNFALVETKQRAVALAEALDAELALSQPVRIHWTGCPNSCGQPQVADIGLMGTKVRKDGKTVEGVDIFMGGKVGKEAHLGEKVQQGIPCDELHGVLRSLLIENFGAQPRSTAANLNGVMVTVD